A genomic stretch from Polyodon spathula isolate WHYD16114869_AA unplaced genomic scaffold, ASM1765450v1 scaffolds_67, whole genome shotgun sequence includes:
- the LOC121307991 gene encoding neurobeachin-like protein 1 has protein sequence MGEANSAVHSGMGEANSAVHSGMGEANSAVHSGMGEANSALCGILEVLLNLLQTSTSQDQLFLLLFEPGNAEILYTLLLNHKYTDKVRDLVFKIFEKMLKCDKVYEKSKQRIKLREVGYSGLILLFNEIPITLSLIKNLLNQVLNSDPVVNYKDIMALVHLTHKAGLHIRLVICKKLYQLLQSQQDAAQQISRQAGWQETLVKLYLRENAETRDSSISKADSASTSSLDHVKNRWSASESHDSGKGTIQDKLDNDKDVVDRPAMADRSVDSHSIVDHRSLDGLIQSVNDGEAVAMETPTEALAKSWASKAGGLSLDLSRISYELGDSGTPTPGSLTSTPSPSETSRSFPNVQSDRESSSFMEDSFCFNDDFSLCENFGGAEKSEEELTRMLSEILLCVMWRGVDGSDDAAWLERGQVFSALTKLGTANELLQPADEIKLNLLEKMIEWAVTDNREATVTTLPVHTENAVFLLHTVQDFLQAEGLVNPALWTEKVLEEAVTLMDSLMVWYSSGTQWMQLSQVGVRLLLGFMAQDNIQVCAMATAKLNTILQTKAIDSQDEACYLLGKLEGILSKSIREKTETYSFLIPLIRSLLPKIHQLLYMQLHLPSLPNTNGSPSFFEDFQEYCSSDEWRVYLDKYIIPYMKQYEIEIFSRGHESMAIYWKNCYEAFMVTWHKRERERGESKLKFQEFFVEPFTRRSRQENLRYNNMLKQINSQHIATLRQWKAARRGLVSERGPWADRKQSAVHWKLSSAENYSRMRLKLTQNYNFDPHTEASALRDNLGMQESKPANESLLLEAVKQVKVSDVEEDMLELPEEDSTAGNSLNEIEEQSQKEKLVISEDCDLITVMDIISGRLEVTTQHIYFYDGSVEKEEGVGYDFKWPLSQIREIHLRRYNLRRSALEIFLIDQTNYFLNFPKEVRNKVYSRMHLLTVGSPNLYGTRSPQELLKASGLSQKWVNREISNFDYLIQLNTIAGRTYNDLAQYPVFPWVLCDYTSEELDLNNPAVFRDLSKPIGVVNEKNAKSVFEKYDNFEDPTGTIDKFHYGTHYSNAAGVMHYLMRVEPFTTLHIQLQSGRFDCADRQFHSIPATWQALIDNPNDVKELIPEFFYFPEFLENKNNFDLGRLQISKERVDEVILPKWAKSPEDFIYKHRKALESEYVSAHLHEWIDLIFGYKQRGPDAVEALNVFYYCTYEGAVDLDAIADEKERKALEAMINNFGQTPCQLLKEPHPVRLSTEELEKRQARLDSCSLSVFQHLTELKSFFVEGISDNVPLVKAVVPKNQSHSFMSQGSPDTLVTLSQNCLMGTHGWLPYDKNISNYFTFIKDPAVSNAKTQRCINGPFTPGLEVTTKLFVVSHDGKLLFSGGHWDNSIRVTSLAKGKLVGQHIRHMDIVTCLATDYCGIHLISGSQDKTCMIWQVLQQGGVPVGLVAKPVQILYGHTDEITSVTISTELDVAVSGSRDGTVIIHTIRRGQYMRSLKPPCESSLPVTILHLAISWEGHIVVNTSIEGKSTLKDKNALHLYSVNGTYLCSENLKEEVSDLCVTGEYIVLGSVQGFLSIRDLYSLNLSLAPIAMRVPVHCVSVTKENSHILVGLEDGKLIIVGVGKPPEMRSGQITRKLWGSSKRLTSISSGETEYNTQDHK, from the exons ATGGGAGAGGCTAACAGCGCTGTACACTCAGGCATGGGAGAGGCTAACAGCGCTGTACACTCAGGCATGGGAGAGGCTAACAGCGCTGTACACTCAGGCATGGGAGAGGCTAACAGCGCT CTCTGTGGGATCCTGGAGGTATTGCTGAACCTTCTCCAGACCAGTACATCCCAAGACCAGCTCTTCctgctgctctttgagcctggcAATGCTGAAATCCTCTATACACTGCTGCTCAACCATAAGTACACTGACAAAGTCAGAGACCTGGTCTTCAAG ATCTTTGAGAAAATGCTTAAGTGTGATAAAGTGTACGAGAAGAGCAAACAGCGCATCAAGCTGAGGGAGGTTGGGTACTCCGGGCTGATCCTACTGTTTAATGAAATTCCAATAACTCTGTCGCTCATTAAAAACCTCCTAAACCAGGTTCTTAATTCAG ATCCTGTGGTTAATTACAAGGATATCATGGCTTTGGTGCACTTGACTCACAAAGCAGGCTTGCATATTAGGCTGGTCATTTGTAAAAAG CTTTACCAGCTATTGCAGTCACAGCAGGACGCGGCTCAGCAGATTTCCCGACAGGCTGGTTGGCAGGAGACTCTGGTCAAGCTGTACCTGAGAGAAAACGCTGAAACACGGGACAGCAGCATTAGCAAAGCAGACTCCGCAAGCACCAGCAGCCTGGATCACGTCAAGAACAGGTGGAGTGCTTCTGAATCCCACGATTCAGGGAAAGGAACTATTCAAGACAAACTAGACAATGACAAGGATGTTGTTGACAGACCTGCAATGGCAGATAGGTCAGTGGATTCTCACAGCATAGTAGACCATAGATCATTGGACGGTTTGATTCAATCGGTAAATGATGGAGAGGCAGTAGCCATGGAAACCCCTACTGAGGCCCTTGCCAAGTCCTGGGCCTCCAAAGCAGGCGGCTTGAGTTTAGATCTGTCCAGGATCTCTTATGAGCTGGGGGATAGTGGGACTCCAACTCCAGGAAGTCTGAccagcaccccctccccctcAGAGACTTCCAGGTCTTTCCCCAAcgtccagtctgacagggagtcATCATCTTTTATGGAGGACAGCTTCTGCTTCAATGATGACTTCTCTTTATGTGAAAACTTTGGAGGTGCTGAG AAGAGTGAGGAGGAGCTGACGAGGATGCTGAGCGAGAtcctgctgtgtgtgatgtgGCGCGGAGTGGACGGCTCCGACGATGCTGCCTGGCTGGAGAGGGGACAGGTCTTCTCAGCCCTGACCAAGCTAGGAACAGCCAACGAGCTGCTTCAGCCTGCAGATGAGATCAAATTAAA tcTTCTTGAGAAGATGATAGAATGGGCAGTCACTGATAACCGAGAGGCTACAGTCACTACCTTGCCGGTCCACACAGAGAACGCTGTGTTCCTCTTGCATACTGTACAGGACTTCTTGCAGGCAGAGGGCCTGGTCAACCCAGCTCTGTGGACTGAGAAG GTGCTGGAGGAGGCAGTGACTCTGATGGACAGTCTCATGGTGTGGTACTCGTCTGGCACACAGTGGATGCAGCTCTCCCAGGTCGGAGTGAGGCTGCTGCTGGGGTTCATGGCACAGGACAACATCCAG GTGTGCGCCATGGCCACAGCCAAACTGAACACCATCCTGCAGACAAAGGCCATTGACAGCCAGGACGAGGCGTGCTACCTGCTGGGCAAGCTGGAGGGCATCCTGAGCAAGTCCATCCGGGAGAAGACCGAGACCTACTCCTTCCTCATCCCCCTCATCCGCAGCCTGCTCCCCAAGATCCACCAGCTGCTCTACATGCAGCTGCACCTGCCTTCCCTGCCCAATACCAACGGCAGCCCCTCCTTCTTCGAGGATTTCCAGGAGTACTGCAGCTCCGATGAGTGGCGGGTCTACCTGGACAAATAC ATCATTCCTTACATGAAGCAATATGAGATTGAGATATTCAGCAGGGGCCACGAGTCCATGGCCATCTACTGGAAGAACTGCTACGAGGCATTCATGGTGACCTGGCACAAgcgggagagagaaagaggagagagcaAACTCAAATTCCAG GAGTTCTTTGTAGAACCGTTCACACGCAGGTCCCGCCAGGAGAACCTGCGCTACAACAACATGCTGAAGCAGATCAACAGCCAGCACATTGCCACCCTGAGGCAGTGGAAGGCAGCGCGCCGTGGGCTGGTCAGTGAGAGGGGCCCGTGGGCTGACAG GAAGCAGAGTGCAGTGCACTGGAAACTCTCTAGCGCTGAAAACTACTCCCGCATGAGGTTGAAACTGACCCAGAACTACAATTTTGACCCCCACACCGAGGCCAGCGCTTTGAGAGACAATCTCG GCATGCAGGAGAGCAAGCCTGCAAATGAGTCTCTGCTCCTGGAGGCAGTGAAGCAGGTGAAGGTGAGCGACGTGGAGGAGGACATGCTGGAGCTGCCAGAGGAGGACTCCACTGCCGGCAACAGCCT GAATGAGATCGAGGAGCAGAGTCAGAAGGAAAAGCTGGTCATTTCAGAGGACTGTGATCTCATTACAGTGATGGACATCATTAGCGGTCGTCTAGAAGTGACCACCCAGCACATCTATTTCTATGATGGAAGTGTGGAAAAGGAGGAAG GGGTGGGCTATGATTTTAAGTGGCCACTCTCCCAGATCCGAGAGATACATCTACGTCGCTACAACTTGAGACGTTCTGCTTTGGAAATATTCCTCATCGACCAGACAAATTACTTTCTGAACTTCCCAAAGGAG gTGCGAAACAAAGTGTACAGCCGGATGCATTTGTTAACTGTCGGCTCCCCAAACCTTTATGGAACTCGCTCTCCTCAAGAACTGTTGAAAGCTTCAGGACTATCGCAG AAATGGGTGAACAGAGAGATCTCAAACTTCGACTACCTCATTCAGCTAAACACGATAGCTGGAAGAACATACAATGATCTCGCCCAGTACCCTGTG ttcccCTGGGTTCTATGTGATTACACCTCAGAGGAGCTTGACTTGAACAATCCTGCAGTGTTTAGAGACCTTTCCAAACCAATAGGAGTGGTGAATGAAAAGAATGCCAAATCTGTTTtcgaaaa GTATGATAATTTTGAGGACCCCACAGGAACCATTGACAAGTTCCACTATGGGACTCACTACTCCAATGCTGCTGGGGTGATGCACTACCTGATGCGGGTAGAGCCCTTCACTACACTGCACATCCAGCTCCAGAGTGGAAG GTTTGATTGTGCAGACAGACAGTTCCATTCCATACCTGCAACCTGGCAGGCTCTGATAGACAATCCAAACGATGTCAAAGAGCTCATTCCAGAATTCTTCTACTTCCCAGAATTCTTAGAGAACAAGAACA ACTTTGACCTTGGGCGTTTGCAGATATCCAAAGAGCGTGTTGATGAAGTCATTCTTCCAAAATGGGCGAAATCCCCTGAGGATTTCATCTACAAGCACAGGAAAGCACTG GAGTCAGAGTATGTGTCGGCCCATCTCCATGAATGGATTGACCTGATCTTCGGATACAAGCAACGGGGACCAGATGCTGTGGAGGCGCTCAATGTTTTCTATTACTGTACTTATGAAG GGGCCGTGGACCTGGATGCTATAGCCGATGAGAAGGAGCGGAAAGCTTTGGAAGCAATGATCAACAATTTTGGACAGACTCCTTGTCAGCTACTCAAG GAGCCCCATCCTGTCCGGCTGTCCACTGAGGAGTTGGAGAAACGCCAGGCCAGGCTGGATAGCTGTTCTCTTAGTGTCTTCCAACATCTCACAGAACTCAAGTCTTTCTTTGTGGAG GGGATCAGTGATAATGTTCCACTAGTAAAGGCGGTTGTCCCTAAAAATCAGTCTCACTCATTCATGTCCCAAGGGAGCCCGGACACACTG GTCACATTGAGCCAGAACTGCCTGATGGGAACACATGGATGGCTGCCTTATGATAAAAACATATCCAATTACTTTACATTCATCAAGGACCCAGCTGTATCAAATGCAAA AACCCAGCGCTGTATTAATGGCCCATTTACCCCCGGGCTAGAGGTCACCACCAAGCTCTTTGTTGTGTCACATGACGGGAAATTGCTCTTCAGTGGAGGACACTGGGACAACAGCATCCGAGTGACCTCACTAGCTAAGGGCAAGCTGGTTGGACAGCACATTAGGCACATGG ATATTGTGACCTGTCTGGCTACAGACTACTGTGGAATTCACCTAATATCAGGCTCACAGGACAAAACATGCATGATCTGGCAAGTTCTGCAGCAG GGAGGAGTTCCAGTAGGTTTGGTGGCTAAGCCTGTGCAGATTCTGTATGGACACACCGATGAGATTACGAGTGTGACTATCAGCACCGAGCTGGACGTGGCTGTCTCAGGTTCTAGG GATGGCACGGTGATCATCCATACTATCCGGCGAGGGCAGTACATGAGGTCCCTGAAGCCCCCATGTGAGAGCTCACTGCCCGTCACCATCCTGCACCTCGCCATCTCCTGGGAGGGACACATCGTTGTGAACACCTCCATTGAGGGGAAATCCACCCTGAAG GATAAGAATGCTCTTCATTTGTACTCTGTGAATGGAACATATTTATGTTCAGAGAATCTGAAAGAGGAGGTATCAGACCTCTGTGTTACTGGGGAGTACATCGTCCTGGGCAGTGTGCAAGGATTCCTGTCTATCCGGGACCTCTACAG CCTGAATCTCAGCCTGGCCCCCATCGCCATGCGGGTGCCTGTCCACTGCGTTTCAGTGACCAAAGAGAACAGCCACATCCTGGTGGGGCTGGAGGACGGCAAGCTGATCATCGTGGGTGTGGGCAAACCGCCAGAG ATGCGTTCAGGGCAGATCACCCGGAAACTCTGGGGCTCGAGCAAACGTCTGACCTCAATCTCGTCAGGAGAGACTGAATATAACACCCAAGATCATAAATGA